Genomic segment of Steroidobacter denitrificans:
CGTTCGGCCAATTGCTCGACAGGGTTTACCCCCTGCCGCATGAGTCTGATCAGATCGCGGGCCTTCTGGCGGGCATCCCAATCGGGACTCTCGTGGTTCAGCCTCCAGCCGTCACTCATGCGGCCGATAGTCTGCACAATCTCTTTCCCATTCTTGACACGGTACCGGAGGACGAACGTGCGGACGCCTGTGGCGGAGGATAGGCGCATACCCAATCCCTTCACAGCGCCATCGCCCTTGTCCCAAAGGATGTCCTGTTCTTTCACCAGCCCGGCGTTCTTGCCTGTGGCGTATTTGCCACACTTGAACTTCTCGCATTGCGCATTTGTGATCGCCATAAAATCTCCTGAGTTTTGCCTGACACCGCAATAAGTCCGCAGTTGCAGACGCGGTTAGGTTAGGAAATGCTGGCGAAAAGTAACAGCGAAATTACGTGTAAGTGTTTGATCCGAGAAGAAAAAGTAGAGCGTATTAGAAAATAGTAGCTGCTGGTAATATGACCGCGCGGACGCTCTGACTCCGTCAACCTAGGTTCGAATCCTAGTCCCCCAGCCAACTACCCATCCCGCGCCGTGTCAGGCGCGGGGGTAAGCGTCCGAAAAGTCCTAAAACAAAACTCGAAACAAAGCCCTGAAATTCAGGGCTTTTTGTTTTCACGGCCTGTCCCGGGCGCTCGGTATGTCTCAACCCGGTCCTTCCTCGCGAAGGAACCAGCCGCTTCAGGCGGTCATGCTGACCACTCCTGTTTCGCCGCCCACGATCAGCACGTCGGCCGGCCGGGAGGCGAACAAGCCGACGGTGACCACACCCACGATCTGATTGATCGCCTGCTCCAGCGATATCGGATCGAGGATGCTCAAGCCGTGAACATCCAGGATCTGGTTACCGTTATCGGTGAGGGTCGATTCTCTGTAGACGGGATGACCACCCAACCTGCGTAGCGCGCGGGCGACATGAGCGCGTGCCATGGGAATCACTTCGACCGGTAGCGGGAACCGTCCCAGCACCTCGACCAGCTTGGAGTCGTCCACGATACACACGAAGCGATGCGATGCGGCCGCAATGATCTTCTCCCGGGTCAGCGCCGCGCCACCTCCCTTGATCAGACGTAGTTGGCGATCGGACTCGTCAGCGCCGTCCACGTAGATGTCCAATTCGCCGGTCGAATTCAAGTCCAGCACCTCGATGCCATGCGTCTTCAGGCGCGCAGTGGTGGCTTCCGAACTCGATACCGCTCCCCGAATGCGCAGCTTTTGCGCAGCCAAGGCTTCGATGAAATGGTTGACGGTCGAACCGGTGCCGATGCCGATGATTTGGTCCTCCCGCACGTGGGCGAGAGCAGCCTGTGCGGCTTGCTGTTTTTTCCGGTCGGCGGTCATCGAAATTCTCCACAACCAGGCGCAGTGCAAAGCGTCGGTTTTTCCAGGCTCGAAAACGACTGTGCCCGCTTTCGCGGGCACAGTCTTCATCAAGATCAACCAGAAGATTCTTACTTCTTCTTGGCGGCCTTCTTCTTGGTCGCCTTCTTCTTGGTGGTCTTCTTTGCTTTAGTTGCCATGATTATCAATCTCCATATCGAGTTAGTCCGCGCGCAGTATATACATAAAATGAAAATAGCAAGCAAGAGTTGTATGGAAATTTCTACAGCAACTTCGAGCAGGTCCTCGAATCGATTTTAAAAAGCAGATCGTTCACAGCAGCGAGTTGATGAAATTCCATTCGGCCCTCGAAACCGGCGTGATGGATAGCCGGTTACCGCGCTTGAGGATCACCATGTTCTTCAGTTTGTCCTGGCCGTACCGACGTAGTTCCTCGAGTGCGATGACCCGATCGAATTTGGTGACGAGTTTCACATCCACCATGAACCAGCGTGGGTTGGCTGGACTGCTTTTCTCATCGAAGTGAGGGTCTTCGGAGTCGAAGGCCGTGTGGTCGGGGTAGGCCTCGCGTGTGATGCTGACGATGCCGGCGATACCCGGGACGTCGCAACTGGAATGATAGAAAAATGCCAGGTCACCCAGGCGCATCTCCCGCATGTAATTTCGGGCTTGGAAATTACGCACACCGTCCCACGCCGTAGTGTGATTGCGTGCGCGAGCCAGGTCATCGATGCCGAATGTTGCCGGTTCGGTCTTCATCAGCCAGTGGTTCATGATCGCCCCTTCAGCATGGATCGCCATGCTTCGATACGGCGCGCCGCGGCGTGTGCAGACCGAGTGGGGTAACAACGCCATCCATCGGTACATCCCAAGGAGCGCTTTTCAGATGCGTCACGCGTTGGAATTCATATGCCAATCCGATCAGCCTGGGACGCCGCCACTGGCGCTGCCGGCACAGGTGATGCAGATGGCGGTCATAAAAACCCGCGCCGCTGCCTAATCGCCCGCCGTAATCATCGAAAGCGATCAGCGGCAGCAGCACCAGATCCAGCAGGCGCACGGCGATGTCAGGAGCATGAGCGGGATCGGGTTCGCGAATGCCGTATCGGTTGGTTCGCAGCCGGGTGTCCTGGTCGAAGCGCAGAAAGCGCATGCGGCTGCGGCGGTAATGGGTGATGCATGGCAGATAGAGAGTGCAGCCGCGCTGACGCGCCCGGTGGATGATCACCCCGGGGTCGGCTTCCGCATCATGGGGGAGATAGAGCGCGATTCGCTTGCCCGGACGCAACAGCGGTGCCAGGTGTCGAGCGAAATGCCGCGCCGCGGCAGTCCGCTGCGCCCGGGACAATTGCCGGCGGCGCGCTCGCATTTTCTGCCGCAGCTGCAGGCGTGGGTCTTGCAGGTCGGAAGGGTTCACGTGAAGGGAGGCGCCACCCGCATGTGCCGTCATGAGCCATTGCTCTCGACACGGAGCAATAAGGTGGGACACAGCCACGACAGCTAAGGCTTCCCGCCCAAAACGGACTTGCACACCGCCATCGCTAGGCCGAGCCCCTGGGTATTTACGTTAGGGTCGAGAGGTAACCCGACACATGTCGAACACCGCAGGCGGCGCCATATCGAATCAGACATCCCTGGGTTCCCGGTCGTTCCCCGCATCCTTGGGTGGACAGGTCGGCTTGCGTCAGCCGCAGCCGTTATCGCGGCTTGTCTGCCGGTGGACCAAGCCATCATCGCAGTCATCATCGCACTTGTTGCGTCCGGCGTCGACCACACAGGGCTTGGTGCGACACATGCATCGGCCGGAGAGCCCGATCGCCGAGGATGCTCGTCGCCAAGGACGGGCCTGATTTACAGCGCCTGATGATCCTGCTCGAGAGCACCTTGATCGAGTGCGGTTTCGACCCGTTCGCGCATCTGGCGAATGCGCCGAGCGGCTTCCAGCGGAGCCTCCTCACGAGCACGCATCTTCAGCAGCTCGTTCGATAGATTCAGGGCGGCCATGACGGCAACCCGGTCCAGTCCGACGATGTTTCCGGTATCGCGGATCTCACGCATGCGGGCATTGAGATACTCGGCCGAGTCCAGCAGCGCTGAACGTTCCTCGGGCAGGCAGGCGACCTGGTACTCCTTTTCGAGGATCCGAATGCTGACTCGCGACAGACGTTCCGTCATGCGCTGTGCTCCATCGCCTTCAAGCGTCCGATCATCGCCTCGACCCGGCCGCGAACCTGCTCATTCTTTTGCAACAGGGCCGCACGCTCGGCCATCATCGAATCCTGCCGCTGGCGCAGAGCGCGATTTTCTTCTTGCAGGCGAGCAGACAGCGCCACGAACTCATCGAGCCGCCGTTCCAGCTGCCTTAGCTCCTGTTCGAGATCTGCCGGTGGGTTGGCTGCGCTCATGCATTCGATTATGCGGTCGAGGTCCAGCAGGGTCAAACAGTGCCCGAAACCGGGACCGGGGCCGGTGTCATTCCGCTCGATCTACGGACTTGCCACGTTTGCCATGGCGCGGCCCATCCCGGGGGGATGTCCCGCTCCCGCTCCCGCTCCTGGTCCTTGCCGGCCGTGCCGTCGGATCCATGGCCGGCAAGGACCAGGAGCGGGACATCCAAACCATGAGCAGAGCTCCATTTCATCGCCGGCAGGTACCGAAACCGGCCAGGTGCTAAAATAGCCGCAAATGTTATCCGTTACTTTTCCCGAGATCGTTCGCGCCCTGGAGGAGCTGAGCTGCTCGTTGGCGCCGTCCGAAGGGCATGGCTATCTATGCGGCGTGCTGTGTACCCGCGCGCACTATCCGCTGGAATGCTGGCTGGAGGAGATGATTCCGGAACACGAAGAACGGGTTCAGGCCGATCGGCAGGCGCTGGACCTGCTGTTCACCGATACCCGGCAGACGTTGCATAGCGGTTCGATGAGTTTCGACCTGCTGCTGCCGGACGATGATGCGCCGCTGCATACGCGTGTCGCGGCTCTGTCGCAGTGGTGCCAGGGATTCCTGTATGGATTCGGGACCGGCCAGCCGGTCGGACTGGAGGCGGTGTCCGCGGATGTGAGCGAGCTGTTGCGCGATCTCACTCAGATCGGCCGCGCGATCCTCGAGCTGGAGGAGGGCAATGAGGAAGAAGAATCGGCGTACGCCGAGATCGTGGAATACGTCCGGGTGGGTGTGCAGCTGATTTATGACGAGATCGATGTCGTGAGGGAAACGCCGGCCATGGCTCGGAACGAAGCCCGAAACGACGATGATATCCGGGAGCACGGCGAGCGCGACGCCGGACTGGACCCGTCCCAGATCCATTGACCGGATCCCTTGGCCACTCCTGGCAAGCTGCCGGTTTCAGCCGTTTCGCCTGAGCTTTCGTAATGGTGTTTCGGCGCGATATTCTGCTCTCTCGACGATGTGCTGCGATGATGCACCGAAGGACCCATGCATAAAGACGAGTTTGCCCGCCGCCGCCGGCAGTTGATGAAGATGATGGGCAAGGGCGGGATTGCGATCCTGCCCGCGGTGCCCGAGAAGACGCGTAACTCCGACGTGATCTATCGCTATCGGCCCGATAGCGATTTTTTCTATCTCACCGGGTTTTCCGAACCGGAGGCCGTCGCGGTGCTCGTTCCAGGACGTGCCCAGGCCGAGTATGTGTTGTTCGTGCGCGATCGCGATCCCTTGCGGGAGACCTGGGACGGCCGTCGTGCCGGTCCCGATGGCGCGACGCGCGACTACGGCGCCGATGACGCATTTCCGATCGGCGATATCGACGACATACTGCCCGGGCTCATGGAAAACCGCTCGCGTGTCTATTACACGATGGGCCTGCACCAGGAATTCGACCATCGCGTCGTCGGCTGGGTGAATACGCTCAAGGCTCAATCTCGCACCGGCGCGCCGCCGCCGCAGGAATTCGTCGCCCTGGATCACCTGTTACACGACATGCGCTTGTTCAAGTCCCGGGCGGAACTGCAGGCGATGCGCCAGTCGGCCAGTATCGCCGTCGCTGCACACCTTCGGGCCATGCGGTTTGTCCGTCCCGGCTGCAAGGAATATGAAGTGATGGCGGAAATGCTGCATGAATTCCAGCGCAACAATGCCGATATCGCCTACCATCCGATCGTCGGCGGCGGCGCCAACGCATGCATCCTTCACTACCACGAAAATACCGATATCCTGAAAGACGGTGATCTGCTGTTGATCGACGCCGGCTGTGAGTTCGATCTCTATGCCTCGGACATTACCCGGACATTTCCGGTAAATGGGCGCTTCAAGCCGGAGCAGCGCGCCGTCTACGAGGTCGTACTGGAGGCGCAGCAGGCGGCGATCGCCCAGACCCGCCCCGGCAATCACTGGAACGAGCCGCACGATGCCGCGGTGCGGACCATCACTCAGGGGCTGGTGAAGCTTGGCATCCTCAAGGGCAGGGTGCCGGCGCTGATCAAGCAAGGAGCCTATCGCAAGTTCTTTATGCATCGTACCGGGCACTGGCTGGGAATGGATGTGCACGATGTGGGTGACTACAAGGTTGCCGAGCAGTGGCGGGTGCTGGAACCGGGCATGGCTTTGACCGTCGAGCCGGGTATCTACATCCCCGCCGGGATGCGTGGCGTCGCCAAGCGTTGGTGGAATATCGGTGTGCGTATCGAGGATGATGTCGTCGTCACCCGCGAGGGCAACGAAGTGTTGACCGCCGCGCTGGCGAAGGATCCGGATGATATCGAGCGACTGATGAACGCATGAATAAGCCAGATACAGTGGATATCGACACTGATATCGCCATCGCCGGAGGCGGCCTGGTGGGCGCCAGTTTGGCGCTGGCCTTGACCCGGCTGTCACTGAAAGTCGTATTGGTCGAAGCCAGTCCCGCGGGGAGCGCCGGTCAGCCGAGTTTCGATGAACGTACCACCGCCCTGTCGAACGGCAGTCGCAGAATTTTCGAGTCCTTGGGCGTGTGGCCGCTCATCGAGCGTGAGGCGGCGGCCATTCGTCATATCCACGTTTCCGATCAGGGCCGCTTCGGCTTTACGCGCATCGATGCAGCCGAGCAGGGTGTGGATGCTCTGGGCTACGTGGTGGTCAACCGGATCATGGGCGCGGCAATGTGGCGCCGCCTCGAAGAAGAAGGCGTGAGAGTGATCGCGCCGGCGCGTGTGACCGGCATGTATCTACGGGATGGGCGGCAACACATCGAGTTCAGCACTTCCGAGGGGAGCGCTTCCGGCGGGGGAGTGATCCGGGCCGGACTGGCGGTGGCCGCCGATGGCGCACAGTCCACCTTGCGCCAATGTGCCGGTGTGGGCTCGAGCCGCCGGGACTATCAACAGGTTGCCTTGATCGCCAATGTTTTTGCACAGCGATTCCATGATCATGTCGCCTATGAGCGCTTTACTCCTGCCGGTCCGCTGGCGCTGTTGCCGATGCCGGACGGACGGATGGGGCTGGTCTGGGTAGTCGATCCGGCACAGGCCGAGGCTATGGCTCGTCTGCCCGAACCGGCCTTCCTGGCGCAGTTGCAGGAGACGTTCGGCTTTCGCCTCGGACGCTTCGTGCGCGTAGGAGTCCGGCACCTGTATCCCTTGTCGCTGACTCGTTCCGATGAGCATGTGGCGCCGCGGCTGGCGATCGTCGGCAACGCCGCCCAGTCGCTGCATCCGATCGCCGGCCAGGGTTTCAACCTGGGCCTGCGCGATGCGGCCAGCCTGGCGGAGGTGCTTGCCGATGGGCGCGCACAATATGCAGAGCCGCGGTCCGCGCCCCATCCGGAGTCGTTGCTGCCCGATCCGGAGTCGTTGCTGTCCGGTTTCGATCCGGGCGATCGAGTGATGCTCGAACGCTATCGTGAATGGCGCCGCGCGGATCGCGCCAACATCATAAGGTTCACCGATGGCCTGGTGCGCCTGTCCACGCAGCCCTTCGGGCCGGTCAAGTTGCTGCGTAACGCAGGTATGCTGGCGTTGGATCTCATGCCGGCTGCCAAGAGCATGTTGTCCCGGCTGTCGCTGGGTGCAGCCGGCCGCGTCCCGAAGCTGGCCCGAGGTGCACCGTTGCGATGAAGCGTCCCGACTTTCATATCGTCGTGATCGGCGGCGGCATGGTGGGCGCATGCGTCGCCGCCTTGTCGGCGGCGAATCCGCAACTGACCGGCCTGCGCATTGCAATGCTGGAAGCGCAGCCTCCCACAATGCCGCCGCCGCAAGACGGGAACGCCGAGATCGATCTGCGCGTATCCGCGTTCTCGAGAGCCGCGGAGCGCATTCTGGGCTCGGTGGGTGCCTGGCCGCTGTTGCCGGCGCAGCATATATGCGCCTATGACGACATGGTCGTTTGGGATGCGCCGCGCCAGCCGGATGATCCGGGTGTCATCCGTTTCAGTGCCGGCGCCGTTGGCGAGCCTAATCTGGGTCATATCATCGAGAATCGGCGTGTACAGTGGGCGTTATACGAGTGCGCGCCATTTCGCGAGCAAGTGACCCTGTTGCGCGCGGAGCTGACGGGACTGGAGTTCGACAACGAGCGGGCGGTGCTGAGCCTGGGAGACGGACGCCGGATCAGCGCGATGCTGGTGATCGGCAGCGATGGAGCCGCATCCCGCAGCCGGGCGTTGGCCGGCATCGAGACCCGCGGTCGGGAGTATGATCAACAGGCCTTCGTCACGCATGTGCGTACCGAGCGTGCGCATGGATATACAGCCTGGCAGCGGTTTCTGCCCGAGGGGCCTATCGCCTTCCTGCCGCTCGCCGATGGACGTAGTTCCATTGTCTGGACGACCCGGCCTGAACAGGCGCGCGAACTGGTGGGTTGTCCTGTCGAGGAGGTATCGCGCCAGATCGGCGCCGCCATCGGTCATGTCCTGGGCGACGTTGAACTTGCCGGACCTCGGGGTGTGTTCCCGCTGCGGTTGCAACATGCGCGCGAATATTGCCGGGAGCGTTTTGTGCTGGTCGGCGACGCCGCGCACGCAATGCATCCGCTGGCGGGCCAGGGCGTCAATCTGGGCTTCATGGATTGTGCCGCGCTGGTGCAGATCCTGGCTGATGCATTGTCGCGCGGGGCACGTGCCGAGGCGATCGCCGAACTTCGTGTGCTGCGCCGCTACGAGCGTTGGCGCAAGAGTGAGAACACCCTGGCGTTAGGGCTCATCGATACCTTGAATCGAGTGTTCAGTAACTCGCACCCGTTGTTGTCCACCGCCCGCCGTGCCGGACTTGCCGCGGTCGAGCACAGCGGCCTGACCAAGAGATTCTTCATGGGGCGGGCGCTGGGCATGCGCGGGGAGATTCCACGTATCGCCTCGCGTTCGGCAGGATGGTCGTGAGCCAACCCGCCGTCCTGCCGGAGTCTTCGCGGCATACCGGCCGCGAAGATGCGTCTGCATCGTGCCTTCCCGCGTCGTTCCCATGAACAATCGTCACATCCATGTGCTCTCGGCGATCCTGGTGGCAGTCAGTCTGGCGCTGTTCACGTACAAGGCGCATGTTCTGGGTCTGCCGTTGCAACCGAAGCAGGAAACGCAGGTCTGGAATATCGAGGCGGCGATCAAATTCGAGCCCGGCCCTGCTGCCGTCAAGGCGACATTGCGCATTCCCGGACTGACGCCGGGGTATGCGATTCTGGATGAGAGTTTCGTGTCCCGCGGCTTCGGACTCACGACCCGCAGCGCCCCGGCGGGGCGCGAAGCTCAGTGGACCTTGCGCGAAGCCAAGGGATCCCAGGTCCTGTACTATCGTGCGCTCGTATACCGTGATGCCTCGCGCATCGCGGAAGATACGACGCCGGCATTTCCTGAGCAGCCGCTCATGGATGACGCTTCGCGGGCGGCCATGGAGGCGTTGATCGCCGAAGTGCGCCGCCAGTCGGCGGATGTGGCGAGCTTCACGACCGGACT
This window contains:
- a CDS encoding 5-formyltetrahydrofolate cyclo-ligase codes for the protein MNPSDLQDPRLQLRQKMRARRRQLSRAQRTAAARHFARHLAPLLRPGKRIALYLPHDAEADPGVIIHRARQRGCTLYLPCITHYRRSRMRFLRFDQDTRLRTNRYGIREPDPAHAPDIAVRLLDLVLLPLIAFDDYGGRLGSGAGFYDRHLHHLCRQRQWRRPRLIGLAYEFQRVTHLKSAPWDVPMDGVVTPLGLHTPRRAVSKHGDPC
- the rpiA gene encoding ribose-5-phosphate isomerase RpiA, with amino-acid sequence MTADRKKQQAAQAALAHVREDQIIGIGTGSTVNHFIEALAAQKLRIRGAVSSSEATTARLKTHGIEVLDLNSTGELDIYVDGADESDRQLRLIKGGGAALTREKIIAAASHRFVCIVDDSKLVEVLGRFPLPVEVIPMARAHVARALRRLGGHPVYRESTLTDNGNQILDVHGLSILDPISLEQAINQIVGVVTVGLFASRPADVLIVGGETGVVSMTA
- a CDS encoding TIGR02449 family protein, with the protein product MSAANPPADLEQELRQLERRLDEFVALSARLQEENRALRQRQDSMMAERAALLQKNEQVRGRVEAMIGRLKAMEHSA
- a CDS encoding cell division protein ZapA yields the protein MTERLSRVSIRILEKEYQVACLPEERSALLDSAEYLNARMREIRDTGNIVGLDRVAVMAALNLSNELLKMRAREEAPLEAARRIRQMRERVETALDQGALEQDHQAL
- a CDS encoding UbiH/UbiF/VisC/COQ6 family ubiquinone biosynthesis hydroxylase gives rise to the protein MKRPDFHIVVIGGGMVGACVAALSAANPQLTGLRIAMLEAQPPTMPPPQDGNAEIDLRVSAFSRAAERILGSVGAWPLLPAQHICAYDDMVVWDAPRQPDDPGVIRFSAGAVGEPNLGHIIENRRVQWALYECAPFREQVTLLRAELTGLEFDNERAVLSLGDGRRISAMLVIGSDGAASRSRALAGIETRGREYDQQAFVTHVRTERAHGYTAWQRFLPEGPIAFLPLADGRSSIVWTTRPEQARELVGCPVEEVSRQIGAAIGHVLGDVELAGPRGVFPLRLQHAREYCRERFVLVGDAAHAMHPLAGQGVNLGFMDCAALVQILADALSRGARAEAIAELRVLRRYERWRKSENTLALGLIDTLNRVFSNSHPLLSTARRAGLAAVEHSGLTKRFFMGRALGMRGEIPRIASRSAGWS
- the pepP gene encoding Xaa-Pro aminopeptidase; this translates as MHKDEFARRRRQLMKMMGKGGIAILPAVPEKTRNSDVIYRYRPDSDFFYLTGFSEPEAVAVLVPGRAQAEYVLFVRDRDPLRETWDGRRAGPDGATRDYGADDAFPIGDIDDILPGLMENRSRVYYTMGLHQEFDHRVVGWVNTLKAQSRTGAPPPQEFVALDHLLHDMRLFKSRAELQAMRQSASIAVAAHLRAMRFVRPGCKEYEVMAEMLHEFQRNNADIAYHPIVGGGANACILHYHENTDILKDGDLLLIDAGCEFDLYASDITRTFPVNGRFKPEQRAVYEVVLEAQQAAIAQTRPGNHWNEPHDAAVRTITQGLVKLGILKGRVPALIKQGAYRKFFMHRTGHWLGMDVHDVGDYKVAEQWRVLEPGMALTVEPGIYIPAGMRGVAKRWWNIGVRIEDDVVVTREGNEVLTAALAKDPDDIERLMNA
- the ubiH gene encoding 2-octaprenyl-6-methoxyphenyl hydroxylase; the protein is MNKPDTVDIDTDIAIAGGGLVGASLALALTRLSLKVVLVEASPAGSAGQPSFDERTTALSNGSRRIFESLGVWPLIEREAAAIRHIHVSDQGRFGFTRIDAAEQGVDALGYVVVNRIMGAAMWRRLEEEGVRVIAPARVTGMYLRDGRQHIEFSTSEGSASGGGVIRAGLAVAADGAQSTLRQCAGVGSSRRDYQQVALIANVFAQRFHDHVAYERFTPAGPLALLPMPDGRMGLVWVVDPAQAEAMARLPEPAFLAQLQETFGFRLGRFVRVGVRHLYPLSLTRSDEHVAPRLAIVGNAAQSLHPIAGQGFNLGLRDAASLAEVLADGRAQYAEPRSAPHPESLLPDPESLLSGFDPGDRVMLERYREWRRADRANIIRFTDGLVRLSTQPFGPVKLLRNAGMLALDLMPAAKSMLSRLSLGAAGRVPKLARGAPLR
- a CDS encoding EVE domain-containing protein — its product is MNHWLMKTEPATFGIDDLARARNHTTAWDGVRNFQARNYMREMRLGDLAFFYHSSCDVPGIAGIVSITREAYPDHTAFDSEDPHFDEKSSPANPRWFMVDVKLVTKFDRVIALEELRRYGQDKLKNMVILKRGNRLSITPVSRAEWNFINSLL
- a CDS encoding UPF0149 family protein, whose translation is MLSVTFPEIVRALEELSCSLAPSEGHGYLCGVLCTRAHYPLECWLEEMIPEHEERVQADRQALDLLFTDTRQTLHSGSMSFDLLLPDDDAPLHTRVAALSQWCQGFLYGFGTGQPVGLEAVSADVSELLRDLTQIGRAILELEEGNEEEESAYAEIVEYVRVGVQLIYDEIDVVRETPAMARNEARNDDDIREHGERDAGLDPSQIH